From one Thunnus maccoyii chromosome 6, fThuMac1.1, whole genome shotgun sequence genomic stretch:
- the abcf3 gene encoding ATP-binding cassette sub-family F member 3: MLLRRDVKTTDTQTSSPRIRGAVAYWRMRVAAVSPGPGIMATYVEILKSEFPEIDSELFDYITGVLDSGGADFEDGEEVFDAIGGVLQDVSADSKNEDDIRDICLQMFNTLKLNNCHGSQRQVLLDAPVQLSQISVDTNSAATDVQGIWMMKRPQNTTVDAKKLEKAEAKLKAKHERRNEKDSQKGSTPLVLEEASASQASSKKDNRVDQSGKNRSYDIRIENFDVSFGERCLLQGAELSLASGRRYGLIGRNGLGKTTLLKMLASRNLRVPAHISILHVEQEVAGDDTAALQSVLQSDTLREELLDEEKRLNARIANGTADGMESVRLSEIYGKLEEIEADKAPARASVILAGLGFSPRMQQQATKEFSGGWRMRLALARALFARPDLLLLDEPTNMLDVRAILWLENYLQTWQSTILVVSHDRNFLNAVVTDIIHLHSQTLDSYRGDYENFIKTKEDRLKNQQREYDAQLQYRQHIQVFIDRFRYNANRAAQVQSKLKLLERLPELKPIEKETEVTLRFPDNFEKLSPPILQLDEVEFYYTADKRLFSGLNLSADLESRICIVGENGAGKSTILKLLMGELTPVNGVRQAHRNLKIGYFSQHHVDQLDLNVCSVELLLNKFPGRSEEEYRHQLGGYGITGELSTRPVASLSGGQKSRVAFAQMTMPCPNFYILDEPTNHLDMETIEALAKALNKFRGGVILVSHDERLIRMVCKELWVCEGGKVHRIDGGFDEYRDILQEQFRKEGYL; this comes from the exons GCGTGTTGGACAGCGGCGGCGCCGACTTcgaggatggagaggaggtgTTCGACGCCATCGGAGGAGTCCTGCAGGACGTGTCAGCTGACAGTAAAAACGAGGACGACATCAGAGACATCTGTCTCCAGATGTTCAACACGCTCAAACT GAATAACTGCCACGGCTCCCAGCGGCAGGTGTTGTTGGACGCTCCGGTGCAGCTGTCTCAGATCTCTGTGGACACCA ACTCTGCTGCCACAGATGTTCAGGGCATCTGGATGATGAAGCGTCCTCAGAACACG ACGGTGGACGCAAAGAAGCTGGAGAAGGCCGAAGCCAAGCTGAAGGCCAAACACGAGCGCAGGAACGAGAAGGACTCGCAGAAAGGCTCCACTCCACT TGTCTTGGAGGAGGCGTCGGCCAGTCAGGCCAGCAGTAAGAAAGACAACCGGGTCGACCAATCAGGGAAGAACCGCAGCTACGACATCCGCATCGAGAACTTTGACGTTTCCTTCGGTGAGAG GTGTCTGCTGCAGGGGGCGGAGCTTTCTCTGGCGTCAGGCCGGCGGTACGGTCTGATTGGTCGTAACGGTTTGGGGAAGACGACGCTGCTGAAGATGCTGGCGAGTCGTAACCTTCGTGTCCCGGCTCACATCTCCATCCTGCACGTGGAACAGGAAGTGGCGGGAGACGACACGGCGGCGCTGCAGAGCGTCCTGCAGAGCGACACGCTGAGAGAGGAGCTGCTGGACGAGGAGAAGAGGCTGAACGCTCGCATCGCCAACGGAAC AGCGGACGGCATGGAGAGCGTTCGGCTGTCAGAGATCTACGGCAAGCTGGAGGAGATCGAGGCCGACAAAGCCCCGGCACG AGCCTCTGTCATCTTGGCCGGTCTCGGATTCTCTCCCAGAATGCAACAGCAGGCCACCAA ggagttttcaggaggatggaggatgaggTTAGCGTTGGCCAGAGCTCTGTTTGCACG GCcggacctgctgctgctggacg agccGACCAACATGTTGGATGTCAGAGCCATTCTGTGGCTGGAGAACTACCTGCAG ACGTGGCAGTCCACCATCTTAGTCGTCTCCCACGACCGAAACTTCCTGAACGCTGTGGTGACCGACATCATCCATCTGCACTCCCAGACTCTGGACAGTTACCGTGGCGACTACGAAAACTTTATTAAAACCAAAGAAGACAGACTTAAGAACCAACAGAGAGAGTACGACGCCCAGCTGCAGTACAGACAGCACATACAG gtttTTATCGACAGGTTTCGATACAACGCTAACAGAGCAGCTCAGGTCCAGAGCAAACTGAAACTGCTGGAGAGACT GCCTGAACTGAAGCCCATTGAGAAAGAAACTGAGGTCACTTTAAG gttTCCAGATAACTTTGAGAAGTTGTCTCCTCCCATCCTGCAGTTAGATGAAGTAGAGTTTTATTACACTGCAGACAAGCGGCTCTTCTCTGGACTCAACCTGTCGGCCGACCTCGAGTCTCGAATCTGCATC GTTGGAGAAAACGGCGCTGGTAAATCCACCATTCTGAAACTGCTGATGGGTGAGCTGACACCGGTCAACGGAGTCAGACAAGCGCACAG GAACTTGAAGATCGGTTACTTCAGTCAGCATCACGTGGACCAGTTGGACCTGAACGTCTGCTCTGTGGAGCTGCTGCTAAACAAGTTCCCTG gTCGATCGGAGGAGGAGTACCGCCACCAGCTGGGAGGTTACGGGATCACCGGAGAACTGTCCACGAGGCCGGTGGCCAGTCTGTCAGGAGGACAGAAGAGCCGGGTGGCCTTTGCACAGATGACCATGCCATG TCCAAACTTTTACATCCTTGATGAGCCGACCAATCACTTGGACATGGAGACCATCGAGGCTCTGGCCAAAGCTCTCAACAAGTTCAGA GGCGGGGTCATCCTGGTGTCCCACGACGAGCGTCTGATCCGGATGGTGTGTAAGGAGCTGTGGGTGTGTGAAGGCGGGAAAGTTCACCGCATCGACGGCGGCTTCGACGAGTACCGAGACATCCTGCAGGAGCAGTTCAGGAAGGAGGGTTACCTGTGA